The genomic region CATTTCCTAATACCACCAGATTTCCTTTGTCAAAGAATGAAAATATTCTAAAAATATTGCTTCCTACTTCAACCCTAATTTCGTAAAGTCCTTTTGTCCCGGTCATGTGATCAAAGTACTTTTTGGGTACATGAGGAGTTACTTTGATTAAATTTAATGTCCACTCAATTTTAGCTTGAACAGCGCCAGTTTGATTCTCATAAAAGTCAAGAAAATACTTTTTATAGGCGATAACTTGTCTGTCTTTGCTCACAGGTCAAAGTTAACTAATTAGACAACAATATCCAAATTTATTTTTGTGTCAGTTTGTAAGTGGCTGGAAAATTTAGCAGTTTGTAAATATAATTCCCGACGGTACTTATAAAGATAAAAGCTGTTGCTATTAAAATAAATTTCATTTCTTTCATTTTTGTAACTTTCAAGTTAAAACAATAGTGCAGTTAAGTAAATAATTGTTGGTAGAATTTCTTGCCAGTACCATAGTATTATAAAATCGATCAACGAAATACGTATAACTAGCAAAAATTTTCACAGGACTTGTACTTTTGGTTCCCATTCACTTTTTAATATTCCATACACGATATCATCTACCCATTCTCCATTAATAAACAAGCTTTCTTTAAAATGAGCTTCCTTTC from Bacteroidota bacterium harbors:
- a CDS encoding type II toxin-antitoxin system RelE/ParE family toxin codes for the protein MSKDRQVIAYKKYFLDFYENQTGAVQAKIEWTLNLIKVTPHVPKKYFDHMTGTKGLYEIRVEVGSNIFRIFSFFDKGNLVVLGN